AATGGTTCAACTCTTATGGTTCTGTAAATGATAAACTTAAGAAGATCGACACAATTGAGTTTGTCGGTGTCATCACAGAATATATGGGTCAATTACAAATATTAAATCCAGAGTTTCAAGAATATCAAGAGAGTTTAGAATCAACCTCTTCCAATACTTTAAAGATTCAATATCCGACTATTAATGGCGTTAATACAACTAATGTCAAAAGAACAATCGACAAGATTCCAAAGTATCTTTGGGACTCAATTGATGAGACTCTTACGCCTGAACTTATAACACAAAGAAGTTTTCTAACTCTAGAAGATTCATTCAAAATTATGCACGGAAAGATTTCAGCAGACAGTTGGAGTAATGAATTAGTTGACCGTGCAAAAGAAAGACTTATTTATGAAGAGTTCTTTTTAGAACAAATTAAAATAAAGCTTAGAAAAGATAAGAATGCTCTTCTTCCAGGAATTGAGATAAAAGTAAATGATGAGAACTTTAACAAAGCGCTCAATATTTTTCCATACCAATTAACAGAAGATCAGAACAAGACAATTAATGAGGTCCGACACGATTTACTCGGAGAGAAGCCAATGATGAGGTTGGTTCAAGGTGATGTCGGATGTGGGAAAACCTCTGTCGCTCTTATTAGCGCCCTATTATGTCACTATGAAAATTATCAAAGTGCGCTAATGTGTCCTACAGAATCACTTGCACTTCAACATTATCAGGAAGCACAAGAGTTCTTATCTCCACTAGGAATGAAGATTGCTCTTCTTATCGGAAGTACAACTGAAAAAGAAAAAAAGAATATCAAAGAATGTCTACTCTCTGGTGAAATTGATCTCATAATTGGAACACATGCGCTTTTTCAAGATAGTGTTCAATTCAAAAATCTAGGTTTATCTATTATTGATGAACAACATAAGTTTGGTGTTGAACAAAGGCTTAAATTAGCAAATAAGCAAAAAGGTAGCCACTGTCTAATTATGACAGCAACACCTATTCCACGCTCTCTTAGCCTAACTCAATATGGAGATCTTGATATCTCGATAATTAAGACAATGCCCAGTGGTAGAAAAGGTTGTAAAACGCGAGTCGTAACACCAGGGACATTTGAGAAGTTTCTAAGCTTCATCAATACTCGTCTTCAAATGTCTGAACAGGTCTATATTGTTGTTCCAGCAATTAATGAAAGTGAGACACAAGAGTTTCTTTATTTAGAACAAGTCTTAAAAAGATTCGAAAATTTCTTTCCAAACTATAGAATTAAGGGTCTTCATGGGCAACTTTCACCAGATGAAAAGTCAGAGGCTTTCAAAGATTTCAAAACACATAAAATTGATATTCTTATCGCTACAAGTGTAATTGAAGTCGGTATTAACGTCACGAATGCAACGGTGATGGCCATAATGAACCCTGAGAGATTTGGACTTTCTTCGCTCCATCAACTTCGAGGTCGCGTAGGACGTGGAGATAAGCCTGGCTTCTGTTTTCTAGTTAACGATCGCCAAGTTTCACCAGAGAGCTTACAAAGACTTCAAGTTATAGAAAAATACACTGATGGATTTAAAATAGCAGAAGAAGATTTAAAAATTAGAGGCTCAGGAGATCTTTTTGGTACAAACCAATCAGGAATCCAGTCAACTAAAAGACTCGCAGATATCGTCCTTCATCAAAATCACTTACTACAAGCTCGAGAGGATGTTGATGAAATTCTTGATAAAAATAATATTAGTGAAAAACTCTCTAAGCTTATTGAATCTTTTAAAAATGACGAGAGAATTTTTTCTACTATATAAGAATGAGAATAAGTATTAAAATAATACTATGATAAAACTTAAAGTTCTTAAATCACCAGATATAGAGAAGCTCGTACCCTTCACTTTCAATTTTGATCAAATCAAGATTGGGTCAAAAAAATCCTGTGATATTTACTTGAAAGATATGGCCATAAAGAAACAGGTTTTAACTTTAAAAGTTAAAGATGATAGAGTTCTTGTTACAGGTGAAAACTCGGAGCTTTTTTACAAAATAAATGGAAAGAAAATATCTGGGTCTAAACTTCTAAGAGTTGGCGATTTAATTACGATCGGTGAAACTCAGTTATTATTAGAATCAGCGAAGGAAAACTGGAATCCAATTACAGTTAATTTTGAAGAAAAGATTTCAAATGCAATAAATGAGACTCCTGAGATGAAAGAGATTTTTGATCTCCTTGAAAAAGAAGTCATCATAGCTGGAAAAGAAAAAGATGCTTAAAACAAATTATAGTGCCTATAAATACACAGACCAAAACACCAAAATCCTGTACTCAACTAATTTTGAAATCAAGAACATAAAAAAGGATGAGCCTTTACTCGTTTTTAATTACGGCCTAGTTTGCTCCAATGCACACTGGATGTATCAACTACCCTACTTTGAAAATCTAGGATATCAAATCCTCATTCATGATTATAGATGTCACTTTTCATCTGAATGCAGTGATGGAATTGAGACTTGCACCTTTCAAAATATTGCTAACGACCTTCATTCAATTTTAAAAGATATTAATTCGAAAAATGTTCACATGATCGGGCATAGTATGGGCGTGAATGTGACATTAGAATACGCACGTCTCTACCCTGAATTCATAAAATCACAAACACTGATATCCGGAACAGTCTTACCACCACAAGATATTATGTTCGACTCGAATATTGTCGACATAACATCGCCTTATATTGAAGATGTTGCTAAGAACTTTTCCGATCTATTCGAATCTATTTGGAAAAGTTCATATAAAAACCCCATTGCAAGACTTGCTGTTTTAAGAGGTGGGTTTAATCCGAAAAAAACAAGTGATGATTTTGTTCAACTGTATATGAAGAGAATTGGTGAACTTAATAGCGATCTCTTTTTTCATCTACTTAATCAGATGAAAGAGCATGATATTATAAATGATCTCGAGAAGATAAAAACACCTACTCTCATCATTGGTGGCGATAAAGATAAAGTTATTCCTAACTATCTTCAAAAAATTCTCTATCAATATATTAAGAATTCAGAACTCTATATCGTAAAAGACGGAAGCCATGTTCCTCAAGTCGATTTTCCAGACTCTATTAATGATAGAATTTCACGATTTTTAAATTCTTAATCTACGTTCATATTTTTGTATTGAAGTAAGTCTTTAAAAACTCTCTTCATAGCAGATATTTTTTGACTTCTCTTATACTCTTGGTGAGATGCCTCACCTTCAGTATTTTGCTTATGAGCATCGACATCTACAACTTGAACTTCAAATGGGTAAAAGAATCGAACATCTCTAGCAATAAGAGAGAAATCCATTGAAAGAATCTTCTTTCTGAGTTCATCATTTTCATCGGCCTTCTTAGCTAGTTTACGAAGGTCATGAAATTCTGTCATAAATGGATTTTTATATTTGATCAACTGTCTACATGTGAACTGAATTGATTGATAACCTTTCTTAGAGTGAAGATTTCGATCAGAGTTTTTACTAGAAAATCCATTTTCCATAATCTCTCTATTTAGAGCCTGTAAAAAACGCTCTTCTGAAAGATTATTACGTAATGCCATTCTTAGAATTTCACTATGTCTTCTTCTAAAATTATCCAGATTCACCATCGTATTTACTGAACGACTAGGCTTGATATTGTGAGGAATGATGACGTTATTCTCAACAAAAAACTTCACAGCAAGAAGCGAGTCGAAACGAGTTTTGGTGATGACTCTTACTCCAATTCTATCAAATAATTCTTCAGCGACATTTTCAGCCTTATGAAGAAGTTTAATAATAACACTATCACGAGTTTTCTTAGACTTCGTTTCAAAATCTATTAATGGGATTTGATATTTATTATCACTTGTCCCTAGAAATAAATTTTGCTCTTCATCGCGATACAGATACTTATAAAACTTATCAAAAATCTGAGTCTGAATGACATTAAAGTAGCTAGAACGGAGATCCTTATCAACATGTAAAATAGTATGCATGATTTTTAAAACGATCTCACACCATAACTTCTCCTCATAAGTCTTTGAAGGATCAGCACCTGTGGCCGTTAAAAATACATCACTGATATCAGTAACCATATATAGTGAATTTGGTATTTTAAGATCAAGGCCATCACGACTTCCCTCTTTAAGGAAATAACGTCGGATAAACTGAAGGGCCTCTTGAAAGTTCCCAAAGAGCTCAGCTTTACTAATATTATCACTTGGATCAAGACCATAACTCTTAAGAAAAGAGTTCACCTTATCTATATTGAATTTCTGATCTCCCAGGAACTTTGAATCAAGCGAAGACTTGCCGCCAATAACAACATCAAAAACTTCCCAGTCAAAAATATATTTAGATAAATAATCAGGTCTATTCATAAGCTTTTAAAACCTTTAGTAAACGTTCGAAATAAGATATCATAATTACCATGAATGACAATAAGAGACTTAACGCCCTTAGCCTAGAAAACCTTTTCCTCTCCTTTTTTGGAGTTGGCCATATCCCATGGGCCCCTGGAACTTTTGGAACACTAGCTACAATGCCATTTCTCTATGCTCTTGGTGCATTTGGTACACCATTCTTTTTTCTTATTCCTTTTATTGTTATTACCTTTATTATCTCGTGTTTTATTACTGACCATGTTCAAAAACAGTTAAAAGTTGAGGATCCATCATGGATCGTTATCGATGAAGTACTCGGGATCATGGTTACATGGTTGTTTCTACAATCGCATCACTGGATTCATTACGTTGTCATTTTTATTTTCTTTCGATTTTTCGATATTGTGAAAATTTGGCCAGCAAATTACGTCGATAAAAACGTCAAAAACGGTATTGGTACAATCTTAGATGATATTATAAGTGGTGTTTACGCAGGGCTCCTATACCTAATTCTTACAAAATTAAACATTCTCTAAGTTACGCAAATTACCCCTTGACTTACGCATAACTTACGCACAAAATAAACTTACTGAACGAAGTAAATATTTGAAGCTGCCCTAAATTTAAGCCCGAAAATACAAGGTCTTGAAATCTGTGAAGTCTCTTCAATTTGCATAACTTTGTCCGTGAAACATTGAAACCATCGTGATAGCGTACGGACGCTTTGCGATCACCATAAATCATATTAATGAGGTACTTAATGGCAACAAAATCTACTACAGTCGATGCAAACAAAAAGAAAGCACTAGACCTAGCTCTTTCATCTATTGAAAAGCAATTTGGTAAAGGTGCCATCATGAAGCTTGATGCTGACTCAAATACTCCTGAGAAGATTCCTGCAATCTCTACTGGATGTCTTGGTTTAGACCTTGGTCTTGGAATTGGTGGAGTGCCTAAAGGTAGAATCATTGAAATTTATGGTCCAGAGTCTTCTGGTAAAACAACACTTACTCTTCATATCGCAGCTGAGTGTCAAAAAGAAGGTGGAACAGTTGCCTTCGTTGATGCTGAACATGCTCTAGATACGGTTTATGCTTCTAATCTGGGCGTTGACATCCCTAACACACTTATTTCACAACCAGATAGTGGTGAACAGGCTCTAGAAATTGCGGATATGCTCGTACGCTCAGGCGCAGTAGACCTTCTCATCGTTGACTCTGTTGCAGCACTTACTCCAAGAGCTGAACTAGAGGGAGACATGGGAGACACACACGTAGGTCTTCAAGCTCGTCTAATGTCACAAGCTCTTCGTAAACTAACTGGTTCAATCTCAAGATCAAACTGTACAGTTATTTTCATCAACCAACTTAGAATGAAAATTGGTGTTATGTTCGGTAACCCAGAGACAACAACTGGTGGTAACGCTCTTAAATTCTACTCATCTGTGAGACTAGATATTAGAAGAACTGGTGCTATCAAAGATGGAGACAATGTTGTTGGTAACAGAACGAAAGTTAAGGTTGTAAAAAACAAAGTAGCTCCACCATTCAAAGTCATCGAATTTGATATAATGTACGGACAAGGTATTTCAAAAAGTGGTGACCTTCTTGACCTAGCTGTTGAAAACAAAATCGTTGATAAAGCTGGTGCATGGTTCTCTTACAACAATGCAAAAATTGGTCAAGGACGTGAGAACTCGAAACGCTTTTTAGAAGAGAATACTGAAATTATGGAAGAAATTAAAAACAAAATTTTAGTTATTCACGGACTAGCAGAAGGACCTGTCGAAACTCTAGCAGAAGAAGTAAATACTGAAACTGGAGAGATCATCGAAGAAGAAGTGACAGCTACAAAGAAGACAAAGAAAAGTAAAAAAACTGTTCAATAATCCAATTTTAAGTTGAGGATGAGTGATGTCACTACTGAATAGTAGGCCACCATT
This region of Halobacteriovorax sp. GB3 genomic DNA includes:
- a CDS encoding ATP-dependent DNA helicase RecG yields the protein MRSTVSNTNKLLWSSPLESLFTRGGSKTLTSLQQANIDKIEDLLWILPLKIHFIPDAHSFNKASIDQYFRGRGKIVSIQSRPNFKARGKGRAMLLNITVIVQDLNSTQTLTLKWFNSYGSVNDKLKKIDTIEFVGVITEYMGQLQILNPEFQEYQESLESTSSNTLKIQYPTINGVNTTNVKRTIDKIPKYLWDSIDETLTPELITQRSFLTLEDSFKIMHGKISADSWSNELVDRAKERLIYEEFFLEQIKIKLRKDKNALLPGIEIKVNDENFNKALNIFPYQLTEDQNKTINEVRHDLLGEKPMMRLVQGDVGCGKTSVALISALLCHYENYQSALMCPTESLALQHYQEAQEFLSPLGMKIALLIGSTTEKEKKNIKECLLSGEIDLIIGTHALFQDSVQFKNLGLSIIDEQHKFGVEQRLKLANKQKGSHCLIMTATPIPRSLSLTQYGDLDISIIKTMPSGRKGCKTRVVTPGTFEKFLSFINTRLQMSEQVYIVVPAINESETQEFLYLEQVLKRFENFFPNYRIKGLHGQLSPDEKSEAFKDFKTHKIDILIATSVIEVGINVTNATVMAIMNPERFGLSSLHQLRGRVGRGDKPGFCFLVNDRQVSPESLQRLQVIEKYTDGFKIAEEDLKIRGSGDLFGTNQSGIQSTKRLADIVLHQNHLLQAREDVDEILDKNNISEKLSKLIESFKNDERIFSTI
- a CDS encoding FHA domain-containing protein — translated: MIKLKVLKSPDIEKLVPFTFNFDQIKIGSKKSCDIYLKDMAIKKQVLTLKVKDDRVLVTGENSELFYKINGKKISGSKLLRVGDLITIGETQLLLESAKENWNPITVNFEEKISNAINETPEMKEIFDLLEKEVIIAGKEKDA
- a CDS encoding alpha/beta fold hydrolase, with the translated sequence MLKTNYSAYKYTDQNTKILYSTNFEIKNIKKDEPLLVFNYGLVCSNAHWMYQLPYFENLGYQILIHDYRCHFSSECSDGIETCTFQNIANDLHSILKDINSKNVHMIGHSMGVNVTLEYARLYPEFIKSQTLISGTVLPPQDIMFDSNIVDITSPYIEDVAKNFSDLFESIWKSSYKNPIARLAVLRGGFNPKKTSDDFVQLYMKRIGELNSDLFFHLLNQMKEHDIINDLEKIKTPTLIIGGDKDKVIPNYLQKILYQYIKNSELYIVKDGSHVPQVDFPDSINDRISRFLNS
- a CDS encoding TIGR04552 family protein; this translates as MNRPDYLSKYIFDWEVFDVVIGGKSSLDSKFLGDQKFNIDKVNSFLKSYGLDPSDNISKAELFGNFQEALQFIRRYFLKEGSRDGLDLKIPNSLYMVTDISDVFLTATGADPSKTYEEKLWCEIVLKIMHTILHVDKDLRSSYFNVIQTQIFDKFYKYLYRDEEQNLFLGTSDNKYQIPLIDFETKSKKTRDSVIIKLLHKAENVAEELFDRIGVRVITKTRFDSLLAVKFFVENNVIIPHNIKPSRSVNTMVNLDNFRRRHSEILRMALRNNLSEERFLQALNREIMENGFSSKNSDRNLHSKKGYQSIQFTCRQLIKYKNPFMTEFHDLRKLAKKADENDELRKKILSMDFSLIARDVRFFYPFEVQVVDVDAHKQNTEGEASHQEYKRSQKISAMKRVFKDLLQYKNMNVD
- a CDS encoding phosphatidylglycerophosphatase A family protein, giving the protein MNDNKRLNALSLENLFLSFFGVGHIPWAPGTFGTLATMPFLYALGAFGTPFFFLIPFIVITFIISCFITDHVQKQLKVEDPSWIVIDEVLGIMVTWLFLQSHHWIHYVVIFIFFRFFDIVKIWPANYVDKNVKNGIGTILDDIISGVYAGLLYLILTKLNIL
- the recA gene encoding recombinase RecA; amino-acid sequence: MATKSTTVDANKKKALDLALSSIEKQFGKGAIMKLDADSNTPEKIPAISTGCLGLDLGLGIGGVPKGRIIEIYGPESSGKTTLTLHIAAECQKEGGTVAFVDAEHALDTVYASNLGVDIPNTLISQPDSGEQALEIADMLVRSGAVDLLIVDSVAALTPRAELEGDMGDTHVGLQARLMSQALRKLTGSISRSNCTVIFINQLRMKIGVMFGNPETTTGGNALKFYSSVRLDIRRTGAIKDGDNVVGNRTKVKVVKNKVAPPFKVIEFDIMYGQGISKSGDLLDLAVENKIVDKAGAWFSYNNAKIGQGRENSKRFLEENTEIMEEIKNKILVIHGLAEGPVETLAEEVNTETGEIIEEEVTATKKTKKSKKTVQ